Proteins encoded together in one Amphritea japonica ATCC BAA-1530 window:
- a CDS encoding Mu transposase C-terminal domain-containing protein — MQRFYFHTGQHLTLDSVPYMMQRILENKDVILQRKSDLGLITRSRNELIEAFGAGALKFIIKDELGLESKANKPDKLKPLDSFTEEQQREALRKQSYINLAVKALGEEPCHQKLKNYIDLFADRLQDSNPPSSITLYRWWVTWIKSGKDIISLVTRSEGRASVYLKEYREVIYEVIDEVLMTPEYGSRQDAFDLFKVKLNELNSIRLDPLDMPSRATFYRLLKSLIDPQELTAARHGKRAAEMEFRVSGKGVTSTRILERVEIDHTPIDLIVVDERIGEAVGRPTLTMILDHYSRMPLGFYLGFEPPSSVAVMRAIRHAIMPKSYVNDDYPDFENGWPAYGVFWVLVCDNGSEFHDHQLQRMANELNIELFYCPKQHPYYKGAVERFLGTLNRAVCHSASGSTRSNIQQRGNYNSAQEASITLEKLRRLIHDWIINIYSREYHEGLGDSPVNVWTKGLQHVEPTLPLSRERLDLTLTKEFERTINHEGVSLFRLKYNSHELGLLRRQLTEKALVKVRIDPENLGQVWAYDEREGSFFSVPCIDPEYAEGLSQRQHEYILKHRTNTRKALDTDELLERKVRFKRDVREASKAKGLRKRTKAAQLSQLPIVDVDQLSVPKREEQLPLIDIDEMDEFDMDELDELDMDWRAEK, encoded by the coding sequence ATGCAACGCTTTTATTTTCATACAGGACAGCACCTGACTTTAGACTCTGTACCGTACATGATGCAGAGAATTCTTGAAAACAAAGATGTGATTTTACAAAGAAAGTCAGATCTTGGATTAATTACTCGGTCCAGAAATGAGCTTATAGAAGCCTTTGGCGCTGGTGCGCTTAAATTTATTATCAAAGATGAATTGGGTCTTGAATCTAAAGCCAACAAACCTGACAAACTTAAACCCCTGGATTCATTTACTGAAGAGCAGCAACGAGAGGCTTTACGGAAGCAGTCTTATATTAATCTTGCCGTTAAAGCTCTTGGAGAGGAGCCCTGCCATCAGAAGTTAAAGAATTACATCGACCTATTTGCGGATCGATTGCAAGACTCCAACCCCCCAAGCTCGATCACACTATATCGTTGGTGGGTTACCTGGATTAAATCAGGGAAAGATATTATTTCACTGGTTACTCGCTCGGAAGGACGAGCTTCTGTGTATTTAAAAGAATACCGTGAAGTTATTTATGAAGTGATTGATGAGGTGTTAATGACACCTGAGTATGGTTCAAGGCAGGATGCCTTTGATCTATTTAAAGTGAAGCTGAATGAACTGAATTCGATTCGCTTAGATCCATTAGATATGCCCTCTAGAGCTACATTCTATCGTTTATTGAAAAGTTTGATAGATCCCCAAGAGTTGACTGCAGCACGGCATGGAAAGCGAGCAGCTGAAATGGAGTTTCGGGTTAGCGGGAAAGGTGTTACATCAACTCGAATATTGGAACGTGTAGAGATTGATCATACACCGATAGATCTTATCGTTGTGGATGAACGTATTGGAGAAGCGGTTGGTCGTCCTACGTTAACCATGATTCTAGATCATTACTCAAGAATGCCCCTAGGGTTTTATTTAGGATTTGAACCCCCTTCTTCTGTTGCTGTTATGAGAGCTATCAGACACGCCATCATGCCCAAAAGTTATGTTAACGATGATTATCCAGACTTTGAAAATGGTTGGCCTGCCTATGGGGTTTTTTGGGTGCTGGTCTGTGATAACGGTTCTGAATTCCACGATCATCAGCTCCAACGAATGGCAAATGAGCTGAATATTGAGCTGTTCTACTGTCCTAAGCAGCACCCCTATTACAAAGGAGCTGTTGAACGTTTTCTGGGCACTTTAAATAGAGCGGTGTGTCACTCTGCTTCAGGTTCCACCCGGTCTAATATTCAGCAAAGGGGGAATTATAATTCAGCCCAAGAAGCCTCAATTACGCTGGAAAAACTCAGACGTCTCATTCACGACTGGATCATCAATATCTACAGCCGTGAGTATCATGAAGGCTTAGGAGATAGTCCGGTGAATGTCTGGACGAAAGGCCTTCAGCATGTAGAGCCGACTTTGCCTCTTAGTCGTGAACGCTTGGATCTTACCTTGACCAAGGAGTTTGAAAGAACGATCAATCATGAGGGGGTTAGTCTTTTCAGACTTAAATATAACTCCCATGAGCTTGGCCTTCTGCGGCGTCAATTAACAGAGAAAGCGTTAGTAAAGGTCAGAATTGATCCTGAGAACTTAGGCCAGGTGTGGGCCTATGACGAGCGAGAAGGCTCGTTCTTCTCAGTCCCCTGCATCGACCCGGAATATGCGGAAGGTCTTAGTCAGCGCCAACACGAATATATTCTTAAGCATAGAACGAACACCCGTAAGGCTTTAGATACTGATGAATTGCTGGAGAGAAAGGTTAGGTTTAAGCGGGATGTTCGAGAGGCGTCTAAAGCAAAAGGACTTCGCAAGCGGACTAAAGCGGCACAGCTCTCACAACTGCCTATTGTGGATGTCGATCAGCTCTCAGTCCCTAAAAGAGAAGAACAATTACCTCTTATTGATATTGATGAAATGGATGAGTTTGATATGGATGAATTGGACGAGCTTGATATGGATTGGAGGGCTGAAAAATGA
- a CDS encoding TniB family NTP-binding protein: MNKEQLAVLSKFNHRVIKHPQFESAFSKIEEAYQLNDEIGFQLNLICIGMSGTGKSTLKRRLVKKYPESYAKDRKIVPVLVIDTPSLPTVKNMAEGMLFQLGDPAFFKGSAVDKTGRILNYIKSCQVRLIIFDELQHFIDQGSRAAPRQVSDWLKTLIDQSGSSAVLMGLEQSEYILRINEQLRRRFSRRVDLKPFSIACSSSFRDFTKVIKGLYRTADMPLSGKLSQDLFKRWHFATNGIMAYMVNLIISAYQVAQREGYASIHQECLEQAFIESIWSEGEGRLNPFSKSFNFNRLIKPGMPFHKIETKELAI, from the coding sequence ATGAATAAAGAGCAATTAGCGGTGCTTTCAAAATTTAATCATCGCGTCATCAAACATCCTCAGTTTGAATCAGCATTTAGCAAGATCGAAGAGGCTTATCAATTGAATGATGAGATCGGTTTTCAGCTGAACCTCATTTGCATCGGAATGTCAGGAACAGGCAAGTCGACCCTGAAACGAAGGCTCGTAAAAAAATACCCAGAGTCATATGCGAAGGACCGAAAAATCGTACCAGTACTGGTGATTGATACTCCCTCCCTTCCAACAGTTAAAAATATGGCTGAAGGCATGCTATTTCAGTTAGGAGATCCTGCGTTTTTCAAGGGATCCGCGGTTGATAAAACCGGTAGGATTCTGAATTACATCAAGAGCTGCCAGGTCAGGCTAATTATTTTTGATGAGCTCCAGCATTTTATTGATCAGGGAAGTCGCGCTGCGCCACGGCAAGTATCAGATTGGTTAAAAACGTTAATTGATCAGTCCGGCTCATCAGCTGTTCTCATGGGGTTAGAGCAAAGTGAGTACATACTTAGGATAAATGAGCAGTTGCGCCGCAGGTTCAGTCGAAGAGTGGACCTTAAACCCTTCTCAATTGCATGCAGTAGTAGCTTTCGGGACTTCACCAAAGTGATCAAAGGGCTCTATCGTACTGCCGATATGCCCTTGTCGGGGAAGCTTAGCCAGGACCTTTTCAAGCGTTGGCACTTTGCTACGAATGGCATCATGGCGTATATGGTTAACCTGATTATTTCAGCGTATCAGGTCGCACAACGAGAAGGCTATGCTTCTATTCATCAAGAGTGTTTAGAGCAAGCCTTTATCGAATCAATCTGGTCTGAGGGAGAAGGAAGACTTAACCCGTTCAGTAAAAGCTTCAATTTCAATCGGCTCATAAAGCCAGGTATGCCCTTCCATAAGATTGAAACGAAGGAGCTGGCTATATGA
- a CDS encoding TnsA endonuclease N-terminal domain-containing protein produces MPQKTRLKKAHQRSREAVTRSRMTVRGRFPSAKMGRMVDWESQLERRACYRFEFSPAVLSFKEQPQPIRFRIGDQLAKYTPDFELELVNGETWFVEIKPLDHLRKPELAERLSLAAGWFKRNGYKFIVITDEELIHPDLESNLAFLRHFQTHEINESTVSHVCHWFDHIDAPTLGGLHEYFGDKATAYALLSQNLISTDLSDPFNLNSELFLLEENSYATLLFSYRTAPDFRLCTVHDAENS; encoded by the coding sequence ATGCCTCAAAAAACGAGACTTAAAAAGGCGCATCAACGATCTAGAGAAGCCGTTACTCGCTCAAGAATGACAGTAAGAGGGCGTTTCCCATCAGCGAAGATGGGAAGAATGGTTGATTGGGAGTCGCAACTTGAAAGGCGAGCTTGCTATCGATTTGAGTTCTCTCCTGCTGTCTTATCTTTCAAAGAGCAACCCCAGCCTATTCGATTTCGAATTGGTGACCAATTGGCGAAGTATACGCCAGATTTTGAGTTGGAATTGGTCAATGGGGAGACCTGGTTTGTTGAGATAAAACCTCTGGATCATCTACGGAAGCCAGAACTAGCAGAGCGTCTTTCATTGGCTGCAGGTTGGTTCAAGCGCAATGGATATAAATTCATTGTGATAACGGATGAAGAACTGATTCATCCTGACTTGGAATCAAATCTAGCCTTTCTAAGACACTTTCAAACTCATGAGATTAATGAGTCCACGGTTAGTCATGTCTGTCATTGGTTTGATCATATAGACGCCCCCACCCTCGGTGGGTTGCACGAGTACTTTGGCGACAAGGCAACTGCTTATGCTCTTTTATCTCAGAACCTGATTAGCACCGACCTTTCTGATCCCTTCAATCTCAATTCGGAATTGTTTCTTCTTGAGGAGAATAGTTATGCAACGCTTTTATTTTCATACAGGACAGCACCTGACTTTAGACTCTGTACCGTACATGATGCAGAGAATTCTTGA
- a CDS encoding helix-turn-helix domain-containing protein, which translates to MTPFSSYLESLRRSRRIKQKDFANEVGVSSCYISAIELGRKNPPSHDIIESMIKALQLSSKEASLLWDYAEQSIRVLRIPEDLPLEEYAVVNDLKRSFGSLSKEQITIIRATLSIRSFQQEQIQ; encoded by the coding sequence ATGACCCCATTTAGCTCTTATCTCGAATCATTGCGCAGAAGCCGCAGAATTAAGCAGAAGGACTTCGCAAATGAAGTTGGCGTTAGCTCCTGCTATATAAGTGCTATTGAGCTTGGCCGCAAGAACCCCCCTTCTCATGACATCATCGAGTCCATGATTAAAGCTTTGCAACTAAGTTCTAAAGAAGCCTCTTTGTTGTGGGACTATGCAGAGCAATCTATTCGAGTACTACGCATACCTGAAGACCTGCCATTAGAGGAATACGCTGTCGTTAATGATCTTAAGCGCTCTTTTGGTTCACTATCTAAAGAGCAAATTACAATTATTCGAGCGACGCTATCTATACGTAGCTTTCAGCAAGAGCAAATTCAATAG